Within the Medicago truncatula cultivar Jemalong A17 chromosome 4, MtrunA17r5.0-ANR, whole genome shotgun sequence genome, the region GTCTGAGAGAACTGGAAATGGTAGAAAGAACTCACTCCTCaagaatttaaaatgttttagtGTTGAAGATTGGACTTTGGAAGATGGAGCCTTACCTAAAGTCACTTGCTCTTTACCTCCCCCTCCTGTCCCTCTTGCCAAAAAGGTACACTTAATtaacatatcatatatatatatatatatatatatatatatatatatatatatatatatatctgtgcGCGTGCGTGCGTGCGtgcgtgcgtgtgtgtgtgtgtgtatatatatatatacacacacacacacgcgcACGCACGCACGCACGCACGCACGCATACATATATTAAGTGCGTGTTTAGAATCACTATGAGTTTAACGAAGTGATAGTAACATGATTTTCGTAAAGGTTTCAAAGTGTAACGTTTTTCAAAATCTGGTGACAtattgtgattttgtcaaattctCCTTAATTTTAACATGTACTAAAACTTGATGTTGTGGTCAAGGCcggccctaggcataggccAGGGGTGCGACAGCCTAggacccaattttttttaaagaaatatttaagGAGCCCTTTTCTCAAACTTGTCCTATGACCCATAAACAATAGGAACGATCCTGATCGTAGTTCAAATAGTAATTGCggagttattttaaattttataatcttgCATAGTTGCATACATATAAACAATTATATCAAGTATACAACATTGGTAAAATACTAACAGGGGtcctattttttatatattgatgtattaattaatgtagttgggcTGATTAATCAAATTATTACCAGGTTGGAGCTGAGTTTATAGGCACATACATTCTAATGTTTGCTGGAATAGCCACTGCAATTGTGAACCAAAAGATACATAACTCAGAAACACTAATTGGATGTGCTGGAGCAACTGGACTTGCTGTTATGATCATAATATTATCAACCGGTCACATTTCTGGTGCTCATCTTAATCCGGCCGTCACGATTTCATTTGCTGCATTAAAACACTTCCCCtggaaaaatgtaacaaaaaaccTTAAATTCATATCTTCTAATTCAATTTTTACATGTTGATTAAAAAAtgctaatttatattttgtgaaTTAATTTTAGGTACCTTTGTATATTGCTGCACAAGTTTTGGCATCAATATGTGCTTCATTTACTTTGAAAGGGGTTTTTCATCCATTTATGAGTGGTGGTGTCACGGTTCCTTCAGTTGAATATGGCCAAGCTTTTGCTTTAGAGTTTATTATCAGCTTTAATCTCATGTTTGTTGTCACTGCAGTGGCCACCGACACAAGAGCTGTgagtatattatatataatatatatctaTATTCTATTATAAGAAGTTCGGTCttgcatatatatttttggtttgaattgaaTGTTATATGTATACGTATATACACTAGTAAAATATGTTAGAACCGATCATGTGCTTGAGGATTGGAGTAGGACAATAGTCCATactttgtttaagaaaataaggaAATGCAAATAAACAAGAggaaataaaatagtttttatgtTCTCAAATGAAATTTGTGCTaaatatcaaattaaacaaaatgagTTAGCTAACAAAATCAGCATGTAAAGTTTAGAACAACGCACAATACATGTAAAGTTTAAAATTCGAAccctaaaagaaaattataaacaaataaagaGGCTAGAGAAATGCAGTTTATGATTTGCAATTAGCACTCTTTCATCACCAATCATTACTTTTAATATCTCATGATTCAAGCCACTAGGCTAACTTTGTTCAATCAAGTAGTATAACTGATTAagtaaatacaaaaacaaaaaaataattataaaagaaaatttattagTTTACTTCATCAGAAAttaattttcacaaaaaaaaatcaattattaaagGAACACTCGTATATATGGATacaataaaatatgatttttttataatataatcctgaaaaatgctaacatgtgTCCTTAAGATACTTGTTAGTGTacctaaaataaaaacttatattgTTTCAACGAATTTAATTCATTTGATAAGGACACTGCATTATATATGTATGGGTATGGTAGGGGTTTGAACCTTGGACTCTctatttattcatcttaaaaaagtgaatttctagccatcgactatttaaaaaaaatagaaacttatattgtaaactcaattttttatttctcaaaaagttaaaaattgcTACTCTTTATGTTTTCTTAACATGTACTCAAAATATAAGTTAGCATAAGATATAAGCTAGCATGACCTTAAAATTAAATCCAAAAAGAGTCGACCAAGAAGACAAGAAGGGTACATGAAGATTGAGGCACATAAATCCAAAATGCTAAGATGAGAGTCAATGGAAAAGATATGTCAGCAGCTTTTGTCCTCACTAAATGGATATATAAAATTCGTTTTTTGTGACCACTAATTGTATCTATGAACATGCATACTGCATACATGTTTTGCAGTGAGATATTTGACTCTATACTCATCATAGTTGAAGACATGTGGGATTTGGAACCTTTGCTTGTTGCATCAACTAATAACTAGGCACATATATTCTGAAAATAGTTTATTCAAAATAGCATATCCTTATTGAACATGTAGAAACACATACTCCATctgtctcatatatatataaacaaaaaaatattcaatatgaagatttaaaataataaacacaagaaagttttaattaattctattaatttaatgatattgtgtttgaaaaACTCTTTAGTTAATTTAAAGttaaagttttattaatttaatttatctttgtgaaacaagttttgataaattacaaatttggagattataattattatttgatatagATAGATGAATCTCccatattattgtttttttgacaaaggatctctttatgaattaattaatatcGATAATGACTTGTGCTAACATGATGCAATACAGGTGGGAGAACTTGCGGGAATCGCGGTTGGAGCCACTGTCATGCTCAACATACTCATTGCTGGGTATGTTCCAACTTTCACTCCTCATTATTTTAATCACATTCATGTTTATATAATTGATCTAATTAGTATGTATGTATTGTgaatgtaaataattttttttatcatcaatcATTACTAGATCATtggatatatttttatttatcaatcaAAATCTGTGTTTACCGTTCTCGACTTCGTGAGCATAACTCACTTGACATAACATATTGCCATATGTGAGATTTGATGTTCAAACATCAGATTTTTCATTTGTCTTAAGGGTTGATCAATTTATAGCCGCTAAAATATTTAGAGGAAAAAAAACGTGTGTATAACCGACAAAGCAAATTATATAAACTTGACAAAGGGCGAGAAAGATCTAATATTTCATTTAGGCCTTGTTTCCTAACATGACCTTATTGCTTgcaaatttcttttcttatcTCACACTTCTCGGATGTTTTGGTTTATCAAGATTTTGAAATTCGGACGTGTAAAAAAAGGTGCCAACACCTGTTTTTTACATGTATGCATTTTAAAATCC harbors:
- the LOC11420487 gene encoding aquaporin NIP6-1 translates to MDNEEIPSVPSTPATPGTPGAPLFGGFRSERTGNGRKNSLLKNLKCFSVEDWTLEDGALPKVTCSLPPPPVPLAKKVGAEFIGTYILMFAGIATAIVNQKIHNSETLIGCAGATGLAVMIIILSTGHISGAHLNPAVTISFAALKHFPWKNVPLYIAAQVLASICASFTLKGVFHPFMSGGVTVPSVEYGQAFALEFIISFNLMFVVTAVATDTRAVGELAGIAVGATVMLNILIAGPATGASMNPVRTLGPAIAANNYKGIWLYLIAPILGALGGAGAYTVVKLPDEEFNSEVKASSAPGSFRR